From a single Microbacterium terrisoli genomic region:
- a CDS encoding glutamyl-tRNA reductase: MLFCFTSSHRTAAFDTLGRFERGVDRVIERLAAGDTLAGHVVLSTCNRFEAYVDVPVDEYSADGMDAAARTPDVVVEAIAQAADMTADEVRTAGDILRGEAVAAHAFAVASGLESVVVGEGEIAGQVRRALESARARGTATRDLERVFQLAARTSRGVKNRTALSRAGRSVVRLALDMAESRITDWAQTHVLLVGTGRYAGASLAALRERGVRDVQVYSRSGRAAGFAASHGIVAADDLVSALAESDLVVACSTVQSVLVEASTVTAARALHGALARRLVVDLGLPRNVDPDVAAVPETELIDLELLRTHAPLPEFQAAADARALVDEALADYRRAAAEDAVTPALVALRSHVFEVLDAEIARARPRDASGQTEAALRHLAGVLLHMPSVRARELAADGRADEFTAAVEAMFGVDAARPCPAVGLSSDDADEPREDTAS; the protein is encoded by the coding sequence GTGCTGTTCTGCTTCACCTCGAGTCACCGGACCGCGGCCTTCGACACGCTCGGTCGTTTCGAGCGCGGTGTCGACCGGGTGATCGAGCGGTTGGCCGCCGGCGACACGCTCGCCGGGCACGTCGTGCTCTCGACCTGCAACCGCTTCGAAGCCTATGTCGACGTGCCCGTCGATGAATATTCCGCAGATGGAATGGATGCCGCAGCCCGCACGCCTGACGTCGTCGTCGAGGCGATCGCGCAGGCCGCCGACATGACCGCCGACGAGGTGCGCACGGCCGGCGACATCCTGCGCGGCGAAGCCGTCGCCGCCCACGCGTTCGCGGTGGCCAGTGGTCTGGAATCGGTCGTCGTCGGTGAGGGCGAGATCGCCGGCCAGGTGCGCCGCGCGCTGGAATCGGCGCGTGCCCGCGGCACCGCGACCCGCGATCTCGAGCGCGTCTTCCAACTCGCCGCGCGCACCTCGCGCGGGGTGAAGAACCGCACGGCGCTCTCGCGTGCCGGCCGCTCGGTCGTGCGCCTGGCGCTCGACATGGCCGAGTCCCGCATCACCGATTGGGCACAGACGCATGTGCTGCTGGTGGGCACGGGCAGATACGCCGGCGCGAGTCTTGCCGCTCTGCGCGAACGCGGAGTGCGCGACGTGCAGGTGTATTCGCGCAGCGGCCGCGCCGCCGGGTTCGCGGCGAGCCACGGCATCGTCGCCGCAGACGATCTTGTCTCAGCCCTCGCCGAAAGCGACCTGGTCGTCGCCTGCAGCACCGTGCAGTCAGTGCTTGTCGAGGCATCCACCGTCACCGCCGCCCGAGCGCTTCACGGAGCCCTCGCCCGGCGCCTGGTGGTCGACCTCGGCCTGCCCCGCAACGTCGACCCCGACGTGGCGGCAGTTCCCGAGACCGAGCTGATCGACCTCGAACTGCTGCGCACTCATGCGCCGCTGCCCGAGTTCCAGGCGGCCGCCGATGCGCGGGCGCTCGTCGACGAGGCGCTGGCCGACTACCGTCGGGCCGCGGCGGAGGATGCCGTCACCCCGGCGCTGGTCGCGCTGCGCTCGCACGTGTTCGAGGTGCTCGACGCCGAGATCGCCCGGGCGCGTCCCCGAGACGCGTCGGGTCAGACCGAGGCCGCTCTGCGGCACCTGGCGGGCGTCCTGCTGCACATGCCGTCCGTGCGTGCGCGGGAACTGGCCGCCGACGGCCGCGCCGACGAGTTCACCGCCGCAGTGGAGGCCATGTTCGGTGTGGACGCGGCACGGCCATGCCCGGCGGTGGGTCTCTCATCGGACGACGCCGACGAGCCACGCGAAGACACGGCATCCTGA
- the hemE gene encoding uroporphyrinogen decarboxylase: MAEPSHPRPLPAEHPLTTGATASSSLVQAYRGVRSATTPVWFMRQAGRSLPEYRALRADHKSMLDTCLDPALASEITLQPVRRHSVDAGIFFSDIVIPLRLAGVDVEIAAGTGPVFDRAVRTAADVDALVGGGSLRDDDDALEPVREAVRRTVAQLGATPLIGFAGAPFTLAAYLVEGRPSRDHLAARRLMHTDPDAWARLMAWCADVTGAFLRAQLLAGASAGQLFDSWAGSLSRADYVQHVAPASARALSWARGLAAGDGTTVPLVHFGLGTASFLDAMKDAAADVIGVDYRLPLDEASRILGGTVPLQGNIDPALLAAPWPVLEAHTRDVLRRGRSAPAHVVNLGHGVPPDTDPDVLTRLVALVHEAGAE, from the coding sequence ATCGCTGAGCCCTCCCACCCCCGCCCCCTGCCCGCCGAGCATCCGCTGACCACGGGCGCAACGGCATCCTCGTCGCTCGTGCAGGCATACCGAGGCGTACGATCCGCGACGACGCCGGTGTGGTTCATGCGGCAGGCCGGTCGTTCGCTGCCCGAGTACCGCGCCCTGCGCGCCGACCACAAGAGCATGCTCGACACGTGCCTGGACCCCGCCCTTGCCAGCGAGATCACCCTGCAGCCCGTGCGCCGGCACAGCGTGGACGCGGGAATCTTCTTCAGCGACATCGTGATCCCGCTGCGGTTGGCCGGCGTGGACGTCGAGATCGCGGCCGGCACCGGTCCGGTGTTCGACCGCGCCGTGCGCACGGCGGCCGACGTGGACGCGCTGGTGGGCGGCGGCTCGCTGCGGGACGACGACGACGCGCTCGAGCCGGTGCGAGAAGCCGTGCGCCGCACCGTCGCCCAGCTCGGCGCGACGCCGCTCATCGGCTTCGCGGGCGCGCCGTTCACGCTGGCCGCCTACCTCGTGGAGGGACGCCCTTCGCGCGACCACCTCGCCGCTCGGCGTCTCATGCACACCGACCCCGACGCGTGGGCGCGGCTGATGGCGTGGTGCGCCGACGTGACGGGGGCTTTCCTGCGCGCGCAGCTGCTGGCCGGGGCCAGCGCCGGACAGCTGTTCGACTCGTGGGCGGGATCGCTCTCACGCGCCGACTATGTGCAGCACGTGGCGCCGGCCTCGGCGCGGGCGCTGTCGTGGGCGCGGGGGCTGGCCGCCGGCGACGGCACCACCGTCCCGCTGGTGCACTTCGGGCTGGGCACGGCCTCGTTCCTGGACGCGATGAAGGATGCCGCAGCCGACGTCATCGGCGTGGACTACCGGTTGCCGCTGGACGAGGCATCCCGGATTCTGGGTGGCACCGTCCCGTTGCAGGGCAACATCGACCCCGCACTGCTGGCCGCCCCCTGGCCCGTGCTCGAGGCGCATACCCGCGACGTGCTGCGCCGCGGACGCTCGGCTCCGGCCCACGTCGTGAACCTCGGGCACGGCGTGCCGCCCGACACCGACCCCGACGTGCTCACGCGCCTGGTCGCGCTCGTGCACGAAGCCGGTGCGGAGTGA
- a CDS encoding protoporphyrinogen/coproporphyrinogen oxidase, giving the protein MAAIDTRLGGSSSARGARDATTSVRLDLPMRSDEPMRVIVIGGGVAGLVAARACAIGGADVVILESGSDCGGSVARADVAGLALDAAAESFATRGGTVERLLAELDLTSRIEWPNAAGAWLRLADRTVPMPKGGLLGIPIDPLADDVVAAIGPDAARRAQRDLDEPAVGVTVDDSRTLGALVRERMGDAVLDRLVAPVVTGIYATDPDELDLDAIAPGLREAFAGTGSLARAVRRLRQSGGPGSPTPKTATTDRASVPAAAAVRPGSAAGGLRGGMWTLVDALLADLRARGVLLEASTAATALTVRADGSWDVAVAARPAPRQGILGETQDDTTGLTENPLSQRSDAREGTLRADAVIVATDGPTAMRLLASGGDAASLAVLRGIAWPEPVRVDLATLVLDASALDAAPRGTGLLVADDADSADDAVAAKALTHSTAKWSWLAETAGDGRHVVRLSYGRPGAPNPAAALDDAQLRERALRDASALLGVPLSADQVAGFARRTWLYPRSLAAAGQAARVRAVRQAVTATPGLEVTGAWVAGTGLASVIPDAQDAATRALR; this is encoded by the coding sequence GTGGCCGCGATCGATACTCGTCTGGGCGGATCGTCCTCCGCCCGCGGGGCGAGGGATGCCACGACCAGCGTGCGACTGGACCTGCCGATGCGATCGGATGAGCCGATGCGCGTGATCGTCATCGGCGGCGGGGTGGCGGGGCTCGTCGCGGCACGTGCGTGCGCGATCGGCGGCGCCGACGTCGTCATCCTCGAGTCCGGAAGCGACTGCGGCGGCTCGGTGGCCCGCGCCGACGTGGCGGGACTCGCGCTCGACGCGGCCGCCGAGAGCTTCGCGACGCGCGGCGGCACGGTTGAGCGGCTGCTCGCGGAGCTCGACCTGACGTCGCGGATCGAATGGCCGAACGCCGCCGGTGCCTGGCTGCGCCTGGCCGACCGGACCGTTCCGATGCCGAAGGGCGGACTGCTCGGGATCCCGATCGATCCGCTCGCCGACGACGTCGTCGCCGCCATCGGGCCCGATGCGGCCCGGCGCGCGCAGCGCGACCTCGACGAACCGGCCGTCGGCGTGACCGTCGATGATTCGCGAACACTCGGCGCGCTGGTGCGCGAGCGGATGGGCGATGCCGTGCTCGACCGACTGGTCGCCCCGGTGGTCACGGGCATCTACGCGACCGATCCCGACGAGCTCGACCTCGACGCGATAGCGCCGGGCCTGCGCGAGGCCTTCGCCGGCACCGGGTCGCTCGCCCGCGCCGTGCGGCGGTTGCGACAGTCGGGCGGTCCGGGCTCCCCCACCCCCAAGACCGCGACGACCGACCGCGCATCGGTGCCCGCTGCCGCCGCTGTCAGGCCGGGGTCGGCCGCGGGCGGCCTGCGCGGCGGCATGTGGACCCTCGTCGACGCTCTGCTCGCAGACCTGCGAGCACGCGGCGTGCTCCTCGAGGCATCCACCGCCGCCACAGCGCTCACCGTACGTGCGGACGGCTCATGGGACGTCGCCGTCGCCGCCCGCCCCGCACCCAGACAGGGGATTCTCGGCGAAACCCAGGACGACACCACCGGTCTCACCGAGAATCCCCTGTCTCAGCGATCCGATGCCCGGGAAGGCACACTGCGCGCCGATGCCGTCATCGTCGCCACGGATGGGCCGACGGCGATGCGCCTGCTCGCGAGCGGCGGGGATGCGGCATCCCTCGCCGTGCTGCGGGGCATCGCATGGCCCGAACCCGTGCGCGTCGACTTGGCGACTCTGGTGCTCGACGCCTCCGCCCTCGACGCGGCTCCGCGCGGCACCGGCCTGCTGGTCGCCGACGACGCCGACAGCGCCGACGACGCCGTTGCGGCCAAGGCACTCACGCACAGCACCGCGAAATGGTCGTGGCTTGCCGAGACCGCCGGCGACGGTCGGCACGTCGTGCGGCTGTCGTACGGACGTCCGGGTGCGCCGAACCCGGCAGCCGCCCTCGACGACGCGCAGCTTCGCGAACGGGCACTGCGCGACGCATCGGCGCTGCTGGGAGTCCCCCTGAGCGCCGACCAGGTGGCGGGATTCGCGCGGCGCACCTGGCTGTACCCGCGTTCGCTCGCTGCCGCCGGCCAGGCCGCGCGCGTGCGCGCCGTGCGGCAGGCCGTCACCGCCACGCCGGGCCTGGAGGTCACCGGCGCGTGGGTGGCCGGCACGGGTCTTGCGTCGGTGATCCCCGATGCGCAGGATGCCGCGACCCGCGCACTGCGCTGA
- the hemQ gene encoding hydrogen peroxide-dependent heme synthase, with protein sequence MAIVPETVATPAVSPSPQSNEQPPAPVFTLWAVFTRPAAGVSADLTATVAADLDRALAEIAQSGVHTRGIYDVSGFKADTDLLFWLHGDSPEVLQAALRTLRRIPAIAALVPHTNLFGTHREAEFNRSHVPAFVRGVDAKGWLAVYPFVRSKDWYLMRDGERSRMLAEHGRAGHDYSGVLTNTVAAFALGDYEWVVPVESDDLGELVDMMRALRYVDARRHVIEETPFFTGRRIETAEVGEVLA encoded by the coding sequence ATGGCAATCGTGCCAGAAACCGTTGCGACCCCTGCCGTCTCCCCCTCCCCCCAATCGAACGAGCAGCCTCCGGCACCCGTCTTCACCCTGTGGGCGGTGTTCACCCGCCCCGCCGCCGGCGTCTCCGCCGATCTGACCGCGACCGTCGCGGCGGACTTGGACCGGGCCCTCGCCGAGATCGCACAGTCCGGCGTGCACACCCGCGGCATCTACGACGTGTCGGGCTTCAAGGCCGACACCGACCTGCTGTTCTGGCTGCACGGCGACAGCCCCGAGGTGCTGCAGGCGGCCCTGCGCACCCTGCGCCGCATCCCGGCGATCGCCGCGCTTGTCCCGCATACGAACCTGTTCGGCACGCACCGCGAAGCCGAGTTCAACCGCTCGCACGTCCCCGCGTTCGTGCGCGGCGTCGACGCCAAAGGCTGGCTCGCGGTCTACCCGTTCGTGCGCAGCAAGGACTGGTACCTGATGCGCGACGGCGAGCGCAGCCGGATGCTGGCCGAGCACGGCCGTGCCGGTCACGACTACTCGGGCGTGCTGACCAACACGGTCGCCGCGTTCGCCCTGGGCGACTACGAGTGGGTCGTCCCCGTCGAGAGCGACGATCTGGGTGAGCTGGTCGACATGATGCGGGCGCTGCGCTACGTGGACGCCCGCCGCCACGTGATCGAGGAGACCCCGTTCTTCACCGGCCGCCGCATCGAGACCGCCGAGGTCGGCGAGGTGCTTGCGTGA
- a CDS encoding ferrochelatase, whose product MSAGAFDAVLLASFGGPEGQDDVIPFLRNVTRGRGIPDERLEEVAVHYRHFGGVSPINAQNRALKAALETELAARGIDLPVHWGNRNWAPFFADAVRDAHAQGHDRLLAVVTSAYTSYSGVGQYRENFEKALADTGLDGTGSDGTGSNGTVTIDRLREFFDHPGFVTPFIEGLRAAVGAGTANTHVLFTTHSIPDAAAAASGPQYGPGGAYVAQHCAIADVIAAQAAPGVPYSLCYQSRSGDPRTPWLEPDVNDEIRRLAAVGVQRVIVVPIGFVSDHMEVLWDLDTEAAQTAAEVGVDFARVATPGIHPAFVAGLVDLIQERVDAAPADKRAHLTALGPWPDHATVGATVMASTR is encoded by the coding sequence GTGAGTGCGGGCGCCTTCGACGCGGTGCTGCTGGCGAGCTTCGGCGGCCCCGAGGGGCAGGATGACGTCATCCCGTTCCTGCGCAACGTGACGCGGGGGCGCGGCATCCCGGACGAACGGCTCGAAGAGGTCGCCGTCCACTACCGCCACTTCGGCGGCGTGAGCCCGATCAACGCTCAGAATCGCGCGCTGAAGGCAGCGCTGGAGACAGAGCTCGCCGCTCGCGGCATCGACCTGCCCGTGCACTGGGGCAACCGCAATTGGGCCCCGTTCTTCGCCGACGCCGTGCGCGACGCCCACGCTCAGGGACACGACCGGCTGCTGGCCGTGGTCACCAGCGCCTACACGTCGTACTCCGGCGTGGGACAGTATCGCGAGAACTTCGAGAAGGCGCTGGCCGACACGGGCCTGGACGGCACGGGCTCGGACGGCACGGGCTCGAACGGCACCGTCACGATCGACCGGCTGCGGGAGTTCTTCGACCACCCCGGGTTCGTCACGCCCTTCATCGAGGGACTGCGCGCGGCCGTGGGCGCAGGTACCGCCAACACCCACGTGCTGTTCACGACGCATTCGATTCCGGATGCCGCAGCCGCCGCCTCCGGCCCGCAGTACGGGCCCGGCGGCGCATATGTCGCGCAGCACTGCGCGATCGCCGACGTCATCGCCGCGCAGGCGGCGCCCGGCGTGCCGTATTCGCTGTGCTATCAGTCCCGCAGCGGCGACCCGCGCACCCCCTGGCTCGAGCCCGACGTGAACGATGAGATCCGCAGGCTTGCCGCTGTCGGTGTGCAGCGCGTGATCGTCGTGCCGATCGGGTTCGTCAGCGACCACATGGAGGTTCTCTGGGACCTCGACACCGAAGCCGCTCAGACCGCGGCCGAGGTCGGCGTGGACTTCGCCCGGGTCGCGACCCCCGGCATCCACCCCGCGTTCGTGGCGGGCCTCGTCGACCTGATCCAGGAGCGGGTGGATGCCGCCCCCGCCGACAAGCGCGCGCACCTGACCGCGCTCGGGCCGTGGCCCGACCATGCCACGGTCGGCGCGACCGTGATGGCTTCCACCCGATGA
- the hemC gene encoding hydroxymethylbilane synthase, producing MSVTLRVGTRGSALAVAQTTQVAHALRDALAGAGDDVEIEIVRVTTHGDTSRASLSSLGGTGVFATALRDALRAGECDVIVHSFKDLPTAPSPGLVIGAVPVREDARDMVVTHDGTRLEDLPAGSRVGTGSPRRIAQVHALRPDLEVVDIRGNVDSRLARLTAEGADRLDALVLAAAGLARLGRADVAAQPMPLTAWPSAPAQGALAIEVREEDAAGTALAAALAHVNDPATAAAAAAERGVLAGLEAGCSAPLGATAGFDGDGTLTLAAAAYSLDGTRRVAASVTIDAAAADPSAAAAAAASAAHEVVTRMLADGAAELVPGTAASTPEGTA from the coding sequence ATGAGCGTCACCCTGCGGGTCGGCACCCGCGGCAGCGCGCTTGCCGTCGCCCAGACGACCCAGGTCGCGCACGCACTGCGCGATGCGCTGGCCGGCGCCGGCGACGACGTCGAGATCGAGATCGTGCGGGTGACCACCCACGGCGACACGTCGCGCGCCTCGCTGTCGAGCCTGGGCGGCACGGGTGTGTTCGCAACGGCCCTGCGCGATGCGCTGCGCGCGGGCGAGTGCGACGTCATCGTGCACTCGTTCAAGGACCTTCCCACCGCCCCCTCGCCGGGGCTGGTCATCGGCGCGGTGCCCGTCCGTGAAGACGCACGCGACATGGTCGTCACCCACGACGGCACCCGGCTCGAAGACCTGCCGGCCGGCTCGCGCGTCGGCACCGGATCGCCGCGGCGCATCGCACAGGTGCACGCACTGCGCCCCGACCTCGAGGTCGTCGACATCCGCGGCAACGTCGACTCGCGCCTTGCCCGCCTGACGGCAGAGGGAGCCGACCGCCTCGACGCGCTCGTGCTGGCCGCCGCAGGACTTGCCCGGCTCGGCCGCGCCGACGTGGCTGCACAGCCGATGCCGCTGACGGCGTGGCCGTCGGCGCCCGCGCAGGGCGCCCTGGCGATCGAGGTGCGCGAGGAGGATGCCGCCGGCACCGCGCTGGCCGCAGCGCTGGCGCATGTGAACGACCCCGCCACCGCAGCCGCAGCCGCCGCCGAACGCGGAGTGCTGGCCGGGCTCGAGGCCGGCTGCTCCGCACCGCTGGGAGCCACCGCCGGTTTCGACGGCGACGGCACTCTCACGCTGGCAGCCGCCGCCTACAGTCTTGACGGAACGCGCCGGGTTGCGGCATCCGTCACCATCGACGCTGCGGCGGCGGACCCGAGCGCCGCCGCAGCCGCCGCCGCATCGGCCGCCCACGAGGTCGTCACGCGCATGCTCGCAGACGGCGCGGCCGAGCTCGTTCCCGGCACGGCGGCATCAACGCCGGAAGGCACCGCATGA
- the hemB gene encoding porphobilinogen synthase yields MSTPVIRPRRLRTSPAMRRLVAETRIHPAQLILPLFVREDISEPAPIGAMPGVVQHTLDSLKGAVQDAAASGIGGVMLFGIPATRDAIGSGATDADGILNRATRVAAAEAGDALVVQTDLCLDEFTDHGHCGVLDARGRVDNDATLLRYRDMALAQADAGSQLLGLSGMMDGQVAAVREALDGHGLIDTAILAYAAKYSSAFYGPFREAVDSQLRGDRRTYQQDPANRIEGGREAALDEAEGADVLMVKPAMSYLDVLSDVAATAQVPVWAYQVSGEYAMIEAAAANGWIDRERAIRESVTGTLRAGAGAVLTYWALELSAWEKNA; encoded by the coding sequence ATGAGCACCCCCGTCATCCGCCCCCGCCGCCTGCGCACGTCCCCCGCGATGCGGCGGCTGGTCGCCGAGACCCGCATCCACCCAGCGCAGCTGATCCTGCCGCTGTTCGTGCGCGAAGACATCTCCGAGCCGGCGCCGATCGGCGCCATGCCCGGAGTGGTGCAGCACACCCTCGATTCGCTGAAGGGCGCGGTGCAGGATGCCGCAGCCTCCGGCATCGGCGGTGTCATGCTGTTCGGCATCCCGGCCACCCGCGACGCGATCGGATCGGGCGCGACCGATGCCGACGGCATCCTGAACCGTGCGACACGGGTCGCTGCTGCCGAGGCCGGCGACGCGCTGGTGGTGCAGACCGACCTGTGCCTGGACGAGTTCACCGACCACGGCCACTGCGGTGTGCTGGACGCGCGCGGCCGCGTCGACAACGACGCCACGCTGCTCCGCTACCGTGACATGGCCCTGGCCCAGGCCGACGCCGGGTCGCAGCTGCTGGGCCTGTCGGGGATGATGGACGGCCAGGTCGCCGCCGTGCGCGAGGCCCTCGACGGCCACGGGCTCATCGACACCGCGATCCTCGCCTATGCGGCGAAGTACTCCTCAGCCTTCTACGGTCCCTTCCGCGAGGCCGTCGATTCGCAGCTGCGGGGCGACCGGCGCACCTACCAGCAGGACCCCGCCAACCGCATCGAGGGCGGCCGCGAAGCCGCACTGGACGAGGCCGAGGGCGCCGATGTGCTGATGGTCAAGCCCGCGATGAGCTATCTGGACGTGCTGTCCGATGTCGCCGCCACCGCGCAGGTTCCGGTGTGGGCGTACCAGGTGTCGGGGGAGTACGCGATGATCGAGGCTGCCGCCGCGAACGGGTGGATCGACCGCGAACGGGCGATCCGCGAGAGCGTGACCGGCACCCTGCGTGCCGGAGCCGGTGCCGTGCTGACGTATTGGGCGCTGGAGCTGTCGGCCTGGGAGAAGAACGCATGA
- the hemL gene encoding glutamate-1-semialdehyde 2,1-aminomutase has protein sequence MSNQTAFDEASTVIPGGVNSPVRAFRSVGGAPRFLVSGHGSYVVDVEGREYVDLVCSWGPLLLGHAHPQVLDAVHQAVSRGLSFGASTPAETELAEAVIARLARIEVPDRSSSQPRSTDPRSGAAPQAPERASRDAAVVEQVRLVSTGTEATMTAIRLARGVTGRSLVIKFAGHYHGHSDGLLADAGSGLATLALPSSAGVPAEIAAQTLVLPYNDRAAVEAAFAEFGPRIAAIIVEAASANMGVVAPQPGFNAFLAQTTHAHGALLIVDEVLTGFRVSPAGWLGLEPVAADIVTFGKVIGGGMPLAALGARREIMEHLAPLGPVYQAGTLSGNPVAVAAGLATLQAADAAVYARVDAVAATISTAVDDALSAAGVEHVVSRAGNLFSIQFRPALARDYAGVQRQEAFRYGPFFHAMLDAGVSLPPSAYEAWFVSAAHDDAAVSRVLDALPAAARAAAAARP, from the coding sequence ATGAGCAACCAGACGGCTTTCGACGAGGCATCCACCGTCATCCCGGGTGGGGTCAACTCGCCGGTGCGCGCGTTCCGTTCGGTAGGCGGTGCGCCGCGTTTCCTCGTGTCGGGGCACGGTTCGTACGTCGTCGACGTCGAGGGCCGCGAGTACGTCGATCTGGTGTGCTCGTGGGGACCGCTGCTGCTCGGGCACGCCCACCCGCAGGTGCTGGATGCCGTGCACCAGGCGGTCTCGCGCGGCCTCTCGTTCGGCGCGTCGACGCCGGCGGAGACCGAACTCGCCGAGGCCGTGATCGCGCGCCTCGCGCGGATCGAGGTGCCCGACCGTTCCTCTTCACAGCCCCGTTCCACTGACCCTCGCTCAGGGGCCGCCCCCCAGGCCCCTGAGCGAGCATCTCGGGATGCCGCCGTCGTCGAGCAGGTGCGCTTGGTCTCCACCGGCACCGAGGCGACGATGACGGCGATCCGACTGGCGCGCGGGGTGACCGGCCGGTCGCTGGTCATCAAGTTCGCCGGTCATTACCACGGGCACTCCGACGGCCTGCTCGCCGACGCCGGCAGCGGATTGGCCACCCTGGCTCTGCCCTCTTCGGCGGGGGTGCCCGCCGAGATCGCGGCGCAGACTCTCGTGCTGCCCTACAACGACCGTGCCGCCGTGGAGGCGGCGTTCGCCGAGTTCGGCCCGCGGATCGCGGCGATCATCGTCGAGGCCGCGTCGGCGAACATGGGAGTGGTGGCACCGCAGCCGGGCTTCAATGCGTTCCTCGCGCAGACGACGCACGCGCACGGCGCTCTGCTGATCGTCGACGAGGTGCTCACCGGATTCCGCGTGTCGCCCGCCGGGTGGTTGGGACTCGAGCCGGTTGCGGCCGACATCGTCACCTTCGGCAAGGTCATCGGCGGAGGGATGCCGCTGGCGGCTCTGGGCGCACGGCGCGAGATCATGGAGCACCTGGCACCGTTGGGGCCGGTCTATCAGGCCGGCACGCTGTCGGGCAACCCGGTCGCGGTCGCGGCGGGCCTTGCGACGCTGCAGGCGGCGGATGCCGCGGTCTATGCGCGCGTGGACGCGGTGGCCGCGACCATCTCGACCGCCGTCGACGATGCGCTGTCGGCCGCCGGGGTCGAACACGTCGTCTCGCGCGCGGGAAACCTCTTCAGCATCCAGTTCCGGCCCGCGCTCGCCCGTGACTACGCCGGCGTGCAGCGCCAGGAGGCGTTCCGCTACGGCCCGTTCTTCCACGCGATGCTCGACGCGGGAGTCTCGCTGCCGCCGAGCGCGTACGAAGCGTGGTTCGTCAGCGCTGCGCACGACGACGCCGCCGTGTCGCGCGTGCTGGACGCGCTGCCGGCCGCGGCACGGGCGGCCGCCGCCGCGCGCCCCTGA
- a CDS encoding SDR family oxidoreductase: MSSASLPLAGKTALVTGVSRRRGIGYAVARTLAGLGASIVIHHFRPHDLTVPWGGDDLDEVRSGVRDAVTAGARFADVSADLTTGEGVDRTWQTAQALTGQVDILVCNHARSGGDGSILDLTPEMLDAFWQTDTRSTLMLTSLFARARAPQVGAAARPGERIGGGRPFPGPTGHVFWMTSGQLQGPMRGEVAYATSKAALAGVTTTVAAELLELGIVLNTINPGPVNTGYLDPETTDRSLEELAQLRAETPFGRYGRPDDPAALIGWLATGGTWIVGQVLTSDGGLSLR, translated from the coding sequence ATGTCTTCTGCATCCCTTCCCCTTGCCGGCAAGACCGCGCTGGTCACCGGCGTCTCCCGTCGCCGCGGCATCGGCTACGCCGTGGCGCGCACCCTCGCCGGACTCGGCGCAAGCATCGTCATCCACCACTTCCGCCCGCATGACCTCACCGTCCCGTGGGGCGGCGACGACCTCGACGAGGTGCGTTCCGGCGTTCGCGATGCCGTGACCGCCGGAGCACGGTTCGCCGATGTGAGCGCCGACCTGACCACAGGCGAGGGGGTCGACCGCACGTGGCAGACGGCACAGGCTCTGACCGGCCAGGTCGACATCCTCGTCTGCAATCACGCACGCAGCGGAGGCGACGGCAGCATCCTCGACCTGACGCCTGAGATGCTCGACGCGTTCTGGCAGACCGACACCCGTTCGACGCTCATGCTCACGTCGCTGTTCGCGCGTGCGCGCGCACCGCAGGTGGGGGCCGCTGCCCGCCCGGGTGAGCGCATCGGCGGCGGACGCCCCTTCCCGGGCCCGACCGGCCACGTGTTCTGGATGACGTCAGGGCAGCTGCAGGGTCCGATGCGCGGCGAGGTCGCCTACGCGACGAGCAAAGCGGCCCTCGCCGGCGTCACCACGACCGTGGCCGCCGAGCTGCTCGAACTCGGGATCGTGCTGAACACGATCAACCCCGGCCCGGTCAACACCGGCTATCTCGACCCTGAGACCACCGATCGCTCCCTCGAAGAGCTCGCCCAGCTGCGCGCCGAAACGCCGTTCGGGCGCTACGGGCGGCCCGACGATCCCGCCGCACTGATCGGCTGGCTCGCCACCGGCGGCACCTGGATCGTCGGCCAGGTGCTCACCAGCGACGGCGGCCTCAGCCTGCGCTGA